A stretch of DNA from Besnoitia besnoiti strain Bb-Ger1 chromosome II, whole genome shotgun sequence:
AGAAGCAGGAATCAAGGCTTCCATTTGACTCACCTCCAggagcgcggcctcgtcgacAACAGAGCCTCTGCCTATCGAAATAAAGACGGCCGAAGGTTTCATCGCCGCGAACTCCTTGCGTCCGACGGCGTGCGTGGTCTCAGGTGTCGCTGGAAGGGAGCAGACAATGTAGTCTGCGCTTCTGAAGAACTGAAAGACACACGCACTCCGTAGCTACCCCAAACTTCACAGGCGCCATAGACACGCACTCTCTACCAGCACCACACAAAggacgccgcgaccgcctaGAGCAAGCGTCACtgatatatacatatatcgGCGCTTGCATGTACCTATTTGAATCGCCACGTGGATGCGCGACAGCTGCTCAAACCTAGTCCGGCCCCCCACACATGCCGCAGTGAATACGTGGACGTATGTGCACATGCTCCTCCACAGACACGAATGGAGTGCGTCCCTTAAATCCTAGGCGCGCCGCtacagcgagggcgagaacTGCACACAGAAGCTGACGCCTACCTCGATGCCGTCGGGGTCGGCGGACGTCCAGATGCGCTCCGCAAGCGCGTCTTTCTCAGATGCTGTGCGCTTGAGGGCGGTACATCTCATCCCGAAGGCCTGCAGCCGATGCAGGCGCACAGCATGTTGCCCGGAGTGGCGAAATGCATGCGCGAATACGCGAAGATCACCTGACTGGTGCTGATGTGCACTCACAACTaactccgcggcctcggatTTCTTGCAGTAGGGCGTCAAGCGCTCGGCAAGATTCGCCTTTGTCTAACGCGACAACTGGATGCTGCCCTGAAGGAACTGGGCTCGAGGCGCGACCAGGTCGCCGAGATTTCCTAGGccgcgccacggcggcggtCTCACGCAGGGGGCCCTCCCCGCCGTGGACGACTGCTGCCCCTCTCACCTGGAGAAGCTTTGCGGTCTCTCTAGCGATCTCGCCGAACCCGAGAAAGCCGACGGTCTTCCCCCTCAGCTGGCTCATCGGGAAGGGCTCCCAGGcattttcttttttcagctTCTCGAGACGCCGCACGTCCTTCGCGAAGTAGAGCAGGGCCGTCGCGACGTActccgccagcgcaggcGTGAAGACGCCTTTTCCATTTGTGACGAGGAACGCTGGATCTTCGGCGAGCGTCTTTGCCGGATTTCTGTGCGACTTGGCGGCCAGCAGAAAAGGCGCGAAGCGGTCGACGCCCACAGAGTGGATGTGAACCCACCGGAGATTCGTTGCGTGTTCGTACACTGCGGCAAAAACGGCGGGATCCGTGTCAATGATGAAGACGACGCTCACCTGCAAACATAAAAGGGCGACACGCTTCTCCATGGCTTAGACAGATCGCGCGTGGAGctgcgggaggggggggggaggggtggACAGATGGCCTCAGACACTCACGTGAACCACCTACATGCCTTCCCTATGTAAACGCCAAACCTGCAGGGCCACGGGCATGTCATAGCCAACCACTTGTGCGCGTCTTGgctgctcgccctccgccgtcgaATCGATGTCGGTGGCCCCGCTGCAGATCTAGCTCTGGGTGTGTGTGCGATCGCCCACACATAGCGGGCAGCTCTTGGACGCCAACGCTCTCTACTAACAAACTGCACACCACATATAAGCATGCATCCATAGATttataaatatgtatatgtgcgaAAGCCTCTCACATCCTTGAGTTTCTCCGCCTGCTGTGCTGCACTTTCTGGCGACCAGGCCGTGAGGATGTTGAAGGTTTGGGTGGGGTACTTGGCGCGTAAAAACTCCAGAAATCGCGGGAAAACGACGCGCGAAATGGACTCGGGGGCCTCCAGCGTGCAAGGCGTGTCGCGCGGAACCTCCTCCTTAAGCAAAACTGCGAGTGagaggggcgccgccgacgaggcgtgAGAGACCGCCATGGCGGCAAAGAGAGCTAGCAAACCCAAACAGGGActccagcagcgcagagagggatGCGAAAACGGTAGAGGGCTGCGACAAGCGACAGACAGCAGATGTGTGGATAGGGAAGAACTCGCGAGAAAAATAGGGAGAAGTCAGACCTGGCGCCGTGCCCAGAGGCGAAAAAGAAATCACAGAACAGCGCCGGAGCGAGAGGCCCGGCTGGAGAGCTGATCTCGCGATAGAAAAGGGAGACAGGAGCGTAGGGAACAAAAATCCGACAGCCACACCCTTCACAGCAGGCAACCGTCACGACTTATAAATAAATACAGACTGAAAGGATCATGCACTCAAAATCTCGCTTTTGTCAGCTCTGTTGCGCGTGTTTTCTGCGACCTGCCTACGCCAAGACCGGTGCCACGTCGAGCGCGAGTCATaggcgtctcgcctcgcgaAACAACTGAGGAAGCCTCAATGAGCACACAGAGAAATACTCCAGATTTTTCTTCAGAATCCCAACGAAATGCAGTCTTCTGcccttcgccgtctgctccCCCTCTCCTTCTCAATACTGCCGTCCTCACTCGTGAGAACTTGGCGCGGTTAGctcagcgcgagacgcgaacCATCTCGACCATACGCGACGGAGACACCGATAGATCCTTGCGTCCTTTTGCAAACGACAGCCTTCCCCTGAAGGGCGACGCCT
This window harbors:
- a CDS encoding erythronate-4-phosphate dehydrogenase domain-containing protein (encoded by transcript BESB_035370) → MAVSHASSAAPLSLAVLLKEEVPRDTPCTLEAPESISRVVFPRFLEFLRAKYPTQTFNILTAWSPESAAQQAEKLKDVSVVFIIDTDPAVFAAVYEHATNLRWVHIHSVGVDRFAPFLLAAKSHRNPAKTLAEDPAFLVTNGKGVFTPALAEYVATALLYFAKDVRRLEKLKKENAWEPFPMSQLRGKTVGFLGFGEIARETAKLLQAFGMRCTALKRTASEKDALAERIWTSADPDGIEFFRSADYIVCSLPATPETTHAVGRKEFAAMKPSAVFISIGRGSVVDEAALLEALKNKTIAAAALDVFHTEPLPATSPLWAAENLLISSHCCDWVKDHSASDAFRVFDENFSRFQQGAQRQENMYTPINKALGY